ATATTCGATACGACATTCGTCATCCTCGGCGTCATCATCGGTTCTGCTCTTTCGCCCCACCCGAACATCGACGTGGTCAAGACCACCATAATTACCAGCGCAGTGGCTCTGGCAATCTCCACCGGCTCCAGCGTCTACGAGGCGGAGAGCCTGGAACAGAGCCGGCGTTTGGACGAGATCAGCCGGGCCATGCTGTCCTCAGTGGACGAGACCGATCTGGGCAGGACCTCCCGGGCCAGCATTATCCTGATATCGCTTGTCAATTCCCTTGCCCCGCTGCTCGCCGGGGGAGTGACACTGGTACCTTTCCTGGTCCTCCCAGCTTCTGACATCGTCTACGCGGCCGAGCTGTCGATAACGCTGGCAATATCGATGCTGTTCATCACCGGCTACTTCATGGGACGCATCGCTAACAAGAACCCTTGGATAAAAGGTACCCGGATGGCGGTCATCGGGCTGATCGCCTTCGGGATCTGCTATCTCATCGGCGCCACGGTCTGAACGATCGGCTGACTAGCATATACGGGGAACGGGATCGCCCACTGGCGGTTCCAGTATCCTCTTTCCGCCGATCTCGGTCCTAAGGACAACGTGCTTGGTGCTCTTCGTGGCCTTGCCGATAATGGCCGCGTTCCTCCCCTCGGGAAGGCTTCTCATCTTGGCCAGGATCTCTTCCGCCATTTCTGGTACGCACCCGACCACGACCTTGCCCTCGTTCCCTATGGTCAGCGGGTCCAGTCCCAGCATCTCGCTGGCGTTCTGCACTGCTTCGGACAATGGGATGGAGCTCTCCTCGAGCTCGATCCCTATCTTTGATTTCGACGACCATTCATTGACGGTGTTGGCCAAGCCCCCTCGGGTCGGGTCCTTCATGCACACCGCTCCTCCGATCTTGAGGATCTCTTCGATGAAACCGTTCAGCGGGGCGCAATCGCTCTGCAGCTTGGATTCGAACCCGTAGCCTTCGCGGAAGGAGAGCAGGGCAATGCCATGGTCGCCCATGAAACCGGAGGCGATCACCACATCTCCCTCGCGCAGGTTGTTGTCGGTCAGCCAGCAGGAGTCCACCTTGCGGTATTTGGACGCCACCGTAAGATTATGGTCCATATGAGGCGACCTCTTGCCGATAGCGGACGTGACGATGACCATCTTGTCAATAGCACCTTTCTCCATGACCTTGGTGTCCCCGGTGACCACCGGGACATTGGCCATCTTCGAATAATGGCCGATGCTCTTGGTGACCTTCTCCAAGGTCTCGAGCTCCAATCCCTCCTCAAGGATCATGGCACTGGATAATGCTAGTGGTCGGCCTCCCATGACCGCGATGTCGTTCACCGTCCCACAGACGGAAAGCGCACCGATATCTCCGCCAGGGAAGAACAAAGGCTTCACGGTGTGGCCATCGGTGGTGAACACCACATCGTCCACGACGGCGGAATCATCATACGATTCCAAGGGTACCGTTGCATTGCATTTGGGCAAAAAGGGCGCAATGTGCTCGCCGATAAGCTCTTGCATCATCTCGCCACCCGCACCGTGGCCCATCGTCACCCGCTTCATGACTGCGCATCAGGGCGGAACGGTTTAAATGTTTGTCAGAGACCTTCCTTCCGTCCCTTGGTTACAGACAACGATCCGATCAGGCCCGATGATGATGGACGAATGAACGGTCATCCCGATTTGACCTTTATCTTCTCCGCTCCTTTTTCCTTCGAGCCTATGCCGACTCTGAGGGCTAGCTTGCCCAAATGATGCTTTTGCACATCCTTCATCGCCTGGCCCAGATCTTTCATGTCATACAGCTTGCTGATCTCCACGGTAAATTTTCCGGTTTCGATCAGCTCATTGAGGTGGTCGAAGATCTCTTGACTGGGAACTCCGTCGAAGGCGATCACTTTTACTTCCTCTCTCCCCTTAGGCTCCGGTTCCACGCCGTTCGGATAGGCGATCTTGCCACCGTCCTTGACCTGCTCTTGTATCTTGTCCAGGTCTGGTCCGGTGATAAAGAACATCGCCGCATCCAGACCATCCGGCGCAAATTTCCTGACCGCTTCGCTCACGTTCTCGGTCCTGCCATCGATGGAAATGTCCGCCCCCAGACGCTTTGCTAGCTGGACTCCGTCCTTGCTCGAGGCTACGGCAAGAACTTCCGCCCCCATCAATTTGGCAAGTTGGAGGGCAACGTGTCCCACACCTCCGCTGGCCCCATATATTATCATCTTCTGCTCGTTGATCAGGTCTAGCTGCAACAGTCCGATGAGCGCGGTGACCCCGCTTGCCCCCAGTGCTCCGGCCTCTTCCAGGCTGACGTTCTTCGGGATCAAGGCCAGGTTGCCCTCATGCAGACAAACATACTCGGCATAGAACCCTCCTTTAGGGTTTCCGAACGCGTACCCGTACACCAGATCGCCTACCTTGACCCGTTTCACCATCGGCCCGACCGCCACCACCTTTCCAGAACCGTCCGAACCAAGCACCAAAGGAAATACTCCGCCGCTGCCAAGTCCTCCTTCAACTATCCAGGG
Above is a window of Methanomassiliicoccales archaeon DNA encoding:
- the hypE gene encoding hydrogenase expression/formation protein HypE, giving the protein MKRVTMGHGAGGEMMQELIGEHIAPFLPKCNATVPLESYDDSAVVDDVVFTTDGHTVKPLFFPGGDIGALSVCGTVNDIAVMGGRPLALSSAMILEEGLELETLEKVTKSIGHYSKMANVPVVTGDTKVMEKGAIDKMVIVTSAIGKRSPHMDHNLTVASKYRKVDSCWLTDNNLREGDVVIASGFMGDHGIALLSFREGYGFESKLQSDCAPLNGFIEEILKIGGAVCMKDPTRGGLANTVNEWSSKSKIGIELEESSIPLSEAVQNASEMLGLDPLTIGNEGKVVVGCVPEMAEEILAKMRSLPEGRNAAIIGKATKSTKHVVLRTEIGGKRILEPPVGDPVPRIC
- a CDS encoding NADP-dependent oxidoreductase, translated to MSPTIPKTMRAVVIDKYGGPEELHVATIPVPAVEEWDVLIQVETAGIGSWDPWIVEGGLGSGGVFPLVLGSDGSGKVVAVGPMVKRVKVGDLVYGYAFGNPKGGFYAEYVCLHEGNLALIPKNVSLEEAGALGASGVTALIGLLQLDLINEQKMIIYGASGGVGHVALQLAKLMGAEVLAVASSKDGVQLAKRLGADISIDGRTENVSEAVRKFAPDGLDAAMFFITGPDLDKIQEQVKDGGKIAYPNGVEPEPKGREEVKVIAFDGVPSQEIFDHLNELIETGKFTVEISKLYDMKDLGQAMKDVQKHHLGKLALRVGIGSKEKGAEKIKVKSG
- a CDS encoding VIT1/CCC1 transporter family protein: MPETRPALRRYFVNTIFDTTFVILGVIIGSALSPHPNIDVVKTTIITSAVALAISTGSSVYEAESLEQSRRLDEISRAMLSSVDETDLGRTSRASIILISLVNSLAPLLAGGVTLVPFLVLPASDIVYAAELSITLAISMLFITGYFMGRIANKNPWIKGTRMAVIGLIAFGICYLIGATV